The following proteins are encoded in a genomic region of Leptospira langatensis:
- a CDS encoding M48 family metalloprotease, translating into MKLIAIRKYFLIVTIAFSFQNCGWLVDIAFPLEIDKFLGERFFKSVVQGENNVKVYKNQELQNYVQSITDKILKSKEIRYKDEFPYKVTLLKDDDTINAVCAPGGYIFVYTGLLHFVKNEATLAGILAHEIAHAERRHSTKQLSTSIALYYGLYLTLSYVLGSELAQHAANLAGLSTNLLSLANSRSAEEEADEFGFRYMRSTPYYPGAISEFFKDIQVWRKEQGDVQDTNLPLEKYLSTHPMDEERIAENERRLKEAKIPKPNPKSFFRERYRSKISQYLGEKAE; encoded by the coding sequence ATGAAACTGATCGCAATCCGGAAATATTTTCTAATCGTTACTATTGCATTTTCTTTTCAGAACTGTGGATGGCTTGTAGATATCGCCTTTCCGTTGGAAATCGACAAATTCCTGGGAGAGCGCTTTTTTAAGTCAGTTGTCCAAGGGGAGAATAATGTTAAGGTCTACAAGAACCAGGAGCTTCAGAATTACGTACAGTCCATTACGGATAAGATCCTGAAATCCAAGGAGATCCGTTATAAGGATGAATTTCCCTATAAGGTGACCTTATTAAAAGATGACGATACGATCAATGCGGTTTGTGCCCCTGGCGGATATATTTTCGTCTACACTGGGCTTTTGCATTTCGTAAAGAATGAAGCTACACTAGCCGGCATCTTGGCGCACGAGATCGCTCACGCGGAGAGAAGGCATTCTACCAAACAGTTATCCACTTCGATCGCTTTGTATTACGGATTGTATCTGACTCTTTCTTATGTTTTGGGTTCTGAACTAGCACAGCATGCGGCAAACTTGGCTGGTCTTTCCACGAATTTACTTAGTCTAGCGAATAGTAGATCCGCAGAAGAAGAAGCGGACGAGTTCGGTTTCCGATACATGAGATCTACTCCGTATTATCCGGGAGCCATTTCAGAATTCTTTAAGGACATCCAAGTCTGGCGAAAAGAGCAGGGAGATGTACAAGATACGAATCTTCCCTTGGAAAAGTATTTAAGTACTCACCCAATGGACGAAGAACGGATCGCAGAAAATGAAAGAAGGTTGAAAGAGGCTAAGATCCCTAAACCGAATCCGAAATCTTTTTTTAGAGAAAGATACCGATCCAAGATCTCTCAGTATTTAGGAGAGAAAGCAGAGTAA
- the mce gene encoding mammalian cell entry protein Mce gives MSSFRYLLVGAIFSVAVVVVGYFTVMTEGGPVQKRGEFLRINFKNSEGIKVGNKVTVQGVPFGYVSNIRLIQIDENGAVLPAGEVGVATRVEVTILLKEPLRMYENYDITIRNESLLSGRVISIDPGTSESADERGPAKTFPVVDYKAGASLKGRVLQDPLVSLSELIAENRGDIRKTFSNVADITTKINSGDGTLGRLINRDDLHTNVNTVLTDAQIVLRELREGLEDTREQAPVTSFIRAALSSF, from the coding sequence ATGAGTTCCTTTCGATATCTTTTAGTCGGCGCGATTTTCTCCGTCGCTGTTGTTGTGGTAGGTTATTTCACCGTAATGACAGAAGGCGGTCCTGTACAAAAACGGGGAGAATTCCTAAGGATCAATTTTAAGAATTCGGAAGGGATCAAGGTCGGGAACAAGGTCACAGTGCAAGGCGTTCCATTCGGCTATGTTTCCAATATCCGTCTCATTCAGATAGATGAGAATGGAGCGGTACTTCCTGCCGGAGAAGTAGGAGTCGCGACAAGGGTAGAAGTTACCATTCTATTGAAAGAGCCCTTGAGAATGTACGAGAATTACGATATCACGATCCGTAACGAAAGCCTTCTTTCCGGAAGGGTGATCTCCATAGATCCTGGGACTTCCGAGTCCGCGGATGAAAGAGGTCCAGCTAAAACCTTCCCGGTTGTAGACTATAAGGCGGGCGCTTCTCTCAAAGGAAGGGTACTCCAAGATCCTTTGGTCTCTCTTTCCGAATTGATCGCAGAGAACAGGGGAGATATCCGCAAAACCTTCTCCAATGTCGCCGATATCACTACCAAGATCAATAGTGGGGACGGAACCCTCGGAAGGTTGATCAACAGGGACGATCTTCACACCAATGTAAATACAGTGCTCACGGATGCACAGATCGTATTAAGGGAATTGAGAGAAGGCCTAGAAGATACGAGAGAGCAGGCTCCGGTCACAAGCTTTATTCGCGCCGCACTCAGTTCCTTCTAA
- a CDS encoding LIC_11883 family protein, with amino-acid sequence MKRALLIVPILFAFSLGAETQTGWKDYGLKEVLGRLKFYAFAKIAQSVRTGVSHFDQEFTLREIPCGEDFPKLEGNFQCALLRVSSLEDHSSGSNSKSSQIASGEGNTSSSSQNPATPSENASAEKSKAAESPNGSQASAPASSSIPSQRSLPISTASSPDPAVSVPKKLPIHVKWYEGSTLAGKGVLLIPGQNGEGDLHLYYHTDGRLSHYSFGDSIVVFDWKGKELSTILSVKVDSRLRPLGGKEYFFP; translated from the coding sequence ATGAAACGTGCCTTACTGATTGTTCCTATTTTATTTGCCTTCTCTCTTGGAGCGGAAACACAAACCGGCTGGAAGGATTACGGATTAAAAGAAGTTCTGGGAAGATTAAAATTCTACGCATTTGCAAAGATTGCGCAAAGTGTCAGGACCGGAGTCTCCCATTTTGATCAGGAATTTACTTTGAGAGAAATTCCTTGTGGGGAAGACTTTCCGAAACTAGAAGGGAATTTTCAATGCGCCCTTCTTCGGGTCAGCAGTTTAGAAGATCATTCTTCCGGATCGAACTCTAAGTCTAGCCAAATTGCAAGCGGAGAAGGGAATACGTCTTCTTCTTCTCAAAATCCGGCGACTCCGTCGGAAAATGCTTCGGCAGAAAAATCGAAAGCTGCCGAATCTCCCAACGGTTCCCAAGCAAGCGCTCCGGCATCTTCTAGTATTCCTTCTCAGAGATCCCTGCCTATATCCACGGCGAGCTCTCCCGATCCGGCAGTTTCGGTCCCGAAAAAACTTCCGATCCATGTGAAATGGTACGAAGGCTCCACCTTGGCAGGTAAGGGTGTTCTTCTGATACCGGGACAGAATGGAGAAGGGGATCTTCATCTGTATTATCATACGGATGGAAGATTGAGCCATTATTCTTTCGGGGATTCGATTGTAGTTTTTGATTGGAAAGGCAAGGAATTAAGCACAATCCTTTCCGTAAAAGTAGATTCCCGCTTGCGGCCTTTAGGTGGAAAGGAATACTTCTTTCCATGA
- a CDS encoding GDYXXLXY domain-containing protein: MKRFYGALLSIFLPILVLGSLTLEREIDLRNGKVLILPITGYDPRDLLSGHFLRFQIDPSYSESVCNEDSNTSSLSGETGVKLQSSEYGSCVCFESREPSSYEAKYLADCSPSEREILKCWTYIKGSCKYGRFEYPFRKYYIPEEKAKEWDAKLREPGAKVQLRMKEDGSGLIETIIWPAESAQ; this comes from the coding sequence ATGAAACGATTCTACGGAGCTTTGCTTTCTATCTTTCTTCCGATTTTGGTTCTTGGTTCCTTAACTCTGGAGAGAGAGATAGATCTAAGGAACGGTAAGGTATTGATCCTTCCGATCACAGGTTATGATCCAAGAGACCTACTATCGGGGCATTTTTTAAGATTTCAGATCGATCCTAGTTATTCGGAAAGCGTATGTAATGAGGACTCGAACACTTCTTCCTTATCAGGAGAGACAGGAGTGAAATTGCAATCTTCCGAATACGGTTCCTGCGTTTGCTTCGAGAGTCGAGAGCCCTCATCCTATGAGGCAAAGTATTTGGCCGATTGCAGTCCTTCCGAAAGAGAGATCCTGAAATGTTGGACCTATATCAAAGGAAGCTGCAAATACGGTCGATTCGAGTATCCATTCCGTAAATATTATATTCCGGAAGAGAAGGCAAAGGAATGGGATGCCAAGTTAAGAGAACCCGGAGCTAAAGTCCAGCTTAGGATGAAGGAAGACGGTTCCGGTCTGATAGAAACCATTATTTGGCCGGCCGAATCCGCGCAGTAA
- a CDS encoding DUF2797 domain-containing protein: MKELSHGFLRMLDHEGIDPVEYIWVVATYPSNEAGKQEAILTSPNFQVGKLVGKKVKLAFTGKIRCVHCGKVTSKSFNQGACFSCFQTLAENDLCILRPETCHFHLGTCREPEWGEGYCFQKHTLYLANTSGLKVGITRENPVSNRWVDQGAQEAIPLLEVTSRRDAGLIEKQFTTVIDDKTKWQKMVTEDSGPYDLVSKKKELLAVLDSWDLGVPYTELDTTSVTKLSYPILEYPKKSKSFSPDKETEIDSRLIGIKGQYLLFEDTVINIRAYAGYEIRLFSE, translated from the coding sequence ATGAAGGAACTCTCCCACGGTTTCCTAAGAATGTTGGATCACGAAGGGATCGATCCGGTGGAATATATCTGGGTTGTAGCGACTTATCCTTCTAATGAAGCCGGAAAACAGGAAGCAATATTAACTTCTCCTAATTTTCAGGTCGGTAAACTCGTCGGTAAAAAAGTAAAGCTTGCGTTTACAGGAAAGATCCGCTGCGTTCACTGCGGAAAAGTAACCAGTAAGAGCTTTAACCAAGGAGCCTGCTTCTCCTGTTTTCAGACGCTAGCGGAGAATGATCTTTGCATTCTTCGTCCTGAGACCTGCCATTTTCATTTGGGAACTTGCAGGGAACCGGAATGGGGAGAAGGTTACTGCTTTCAGAAACATACTCTCTATTTAGCAAATACGAGCGGACTGAAGGTGGGGATCACTCGAGAGAATCCTGTATCGAATCGTTGGGTGGACCAGGGAGCGCAAGAAGCCATTCCACTCTTAGAAGTAACTTCCAGAAGGGACGCCGGACTCATAGAGAAACAATTCACTACTGTGATAGATGATAAAACCAAATGGCAGAAGATGGTAACCGAGGATTCAGGTCCATATGACCTGGTCTCCAAGAAGAAGGAACTATTGGCCGTGCTCGATTCCTGGGATCTGGGAGTCCCTTATACAGAATTGGACACTACCTCGGTGACTAAATTAAGTTATCCTATATTAGAATATCCTAAAAAATCAAAGTCCTTTTCTCCGGACAAGGAAACGGAGATCGATTCCAGACTGATCGGGATCAAGGGGCAATATTTACTATTCGAAGATACGGTGATCAATATCCGGGCTTACGCAGGATATGAGATCCGACTTTTTTCCGAATAA
- a CDS encoding MlaE family ABC transporter permease, with protein MLGSLKEKTNDTLYAAGYTIVLIAETFLNLRFAVEKRKEILDQMFISGVGSLFVVSVVAIFTGMLLTLNTGLGLKDFGAEGQVGLLLTITLTREMSPFMTALILAASIGSAIAAEIGTMKVSEEIDALEVMSIDPVRFLVFPRVLGFSLMVPILCVYSTILGTLGGAIVAHYQLGLEFIVYFQDVYERITSIPGLKDVYTGLFKGYVFGLIISSISCSHGLRTSGGAIGVGRATRESVVTSFLMVIFFGYVITAIFYRQ; from the coding sequence ATGCTGGGATCCTTAAAAGAAAAAACAAACGATACTCTTTACGCAGCCGGTTACACAATCGTTCTCATCGCGGAGACCTTCCTAAATCTAAGATTCGCAGTAGAGAAACGAAAAGAGATCCTGGACCAGATGTTCATCTCCGGAGTGGGAAGCCTTTTCGTGGTTTCCGTGGTGGCCATCTTTACGGGAATGCTTCTCACATTGAATACCGGTCTTGGATTAAAGGACTTCGGCGCGGAAGGCCAAGTAGGTCTTCTTCTTACGATCACTCTCACCAGGGAAATGTCTCCCTTCATGACTGCATTGATCCTAGCGGCATCTATTGGTTCCGCGATCGCGGCAGAGATAGGCACAATGAAAGTTTCCGAAGAGATCGACGCCCTGGAAGTCATGTCCATCGATCCGGTTCGCTTTCTCGTATTTCCGAGAGTATTAGGTTTTTCTTTAATGGTTCCGATCCTATGCGTTTACTCCACCATCCTTGGCACCTTGGGCGGCGCCATCGTAGCTCACTATCAGCTAGGTCTGGAATTCATCGTATATTTCCAAGACGTGTATGAAAGGATCACTTCCATTCCCGGCTTGAAGGATGTGTATACCGGGCTTTTTAAAGGTTATGTTTTTGGTCTTATCATTTCTTCCATTTCCTGCTCTCACGGTCTGCGTACGTCCGGCGGTGCCATTGGTGTGGGAAGAGCGACTCGGGAATCTGTGGTCACTTCCTTTCTCATGGTGATCTTCTTCGGTTATGTGATCACCGCTATTTTTTACAGGCAATAG
- a CDS encoding DUF2157 domain-containing protein gives MNWKGKLKIWMDAGLINKEQADAIFAFENAKKIPYAFYSFLALGIVVLGLGVIALVAANWDQIHYSVKLFVSFSVLIGIALLILYSERRGFWNSSIRYLLVLLFSALCLANIGLISQIYHTQGKFYEAIALWCGMTFLLLFFYPGRILLHLWIAAFGFALFYALADLDMLSGQREYYIYLMAFWLSWVFGAISIFLDKRMESGEDRRSILANPFLVWYLFYFIYSSVLGTFLTAYDSVKETNLTGNYFTLPFPWYVPTILPLLFLLGGRLFRKRFSARKLVLFSISGIFLGLLNYPQLTHWAGKFPAIFYFFLAWFPLTFVFFQSRRWFDLCLTVIGIRFVVAYLEVFGTLLDTGVGLIISGIFILGFSALIFRLREKIRIKANQLFPEEELGL, from the coding sequence ATGAATTGGAAGGGAAAATTAAAGATCTGGATGGATGCCGGCCTCATCAATAAAGAGCAGGCAGATGCAATTTTCGCATTTGAAAATGCAAAAAAGATCCCATACGCATTTTATTCGTTCTTAGCTCTAGGTATTGTTGTCTTAGGGTTAGGAGTGATCGCGCTCGTAGCAGCAAACTGGGATCAGATCCATTATTCTGTAAAATTATTCGTCAGCTTTTCCGTGTTAATCGGGATTGCCTTATTGATCCTATATTCGGAGAGAAGGGGGTTCTGGAATTCTTCTATTCGATATTTGCTCGTGCTACTATTTAGTGCCCTTTGTTTGGCGAATATAGGTCTCATTTCTCAGATCTATCATACCCAAGGAAAATTCTACGAGGCAATCGCTCTTTGGTGTGGGATGACCTTTCTATTGCTATTCTTCTATCCCGGAAGGATTTTGCTCCATCTTTGGATAGCAGCCTTCGGATTTGCCCTCTTTTACGCGCTTGCCGATCTCGATATGCTCTCCGGACAAAGAGAATATTATATTTATTTAATGGCATTTTGGTTGTCTTGGGTCTTCGGTGCGATCAGCATTTTCTTGGACAAGAGAATGGAGTCGGGCGAAGACAGGAGGTCTATTCTTGCCAATCCGTTCCTAGTTTGGTATTTGTTTTACTTCATATACTCTTCCGTCTTAGGAACTTTTCTGACTGCCTATGATTCCGTAAAAGAAACGAATCTGACAGGGAATTATTTTACTCTTCCGTTCCCTTGGTATGTGCCTACGATTCTTCCTTTGCTTTTCCTTTTGGGAGGTCGTTTATTCAGAAAGCGCTTCTCTGCAAGAAAGCTAGTGCTTTTCAGTATTTCCGGGATATTCTTGGGTTTACTCAATTATCCGCAACTCACTCATTGGGCAGGTAAGTTCCCGGCGATCTTTTACTTCTTTCTTGCCTGGTTCCCTTTGACATTCGTATTCTTCCAATCCAGAAGATGGTTCGATCTCTGCTTAACTGTGATCGGGATCCGGTTCGTAGTCGCCTACCTGGAAGTGTTCGGGACCTTGCTCGATACTGGAGTCGGTCTCATCATCTCCGGCATCTTCATTTTAGGATTTAGCGCCCTCATTTTCAGACTGAGAGAGAAGATACGGATCAAGGCAAATCAACTCTTTCCTGAGGAGGAACTAGGACTATGA
- a CDS encoding NAD(P)-dependent oxidoreductase has translation MSEHTIAILGTGIMGRGIANNLSQAGHSLHLFARTPEKIADMESPTRKVFGDIYAAAKDCEILILCLTDDTSVESAVFQSKLLEAKPKYVIDMGTTSPSLTQRLAEAFQKKGVKFLDAPMTGSKNAARDGQILFMIGAHSQEEISEIHFVLDICGKNIVYCGKVGDGQKAKIALNMVQAGIFQIYMEGFLLAEKQGISPEILKEIIQQSGAKSGISDFKFPFVFSGNYETHFALKNMHKDLRHALALASETNTVLPLSSHLDPIYQSGIEAGLGEKDYCSLNEVTARIRPAK, from the coding sequence ATGTCTGAACATACAATTGCAATCTTAGGTACCGGTATTATGGGAAGAGGGATCGCAAACAATCTCTCTCAAGCGGGGCATTCTCTTCATCTATTCGCGAGGACCCCTGAGAAGATCGCCGACATGGAATCGCCTACTCGGAAAGTATTCGGGGATATCTATGCGGCGGCGAAGGATTGCGAGATACTCATCCTCTGCCTAACCGATGATACTTCCGTAGAAAGCGCAGTCTTTCAGTCAAAATTGCTGGAAGCAAAACCGAAATATGTGATCGATATGGGGACCACTTCCCCTTCTCTTACCCAAAGACTTGCGGAGGCATTCCAAAAGAAAGGTGTGAAATTCTTAGACGCTCCAATGACAGGTTCCAAGAACGCAGCGAGAGACGGTCAGATCTTATTCATGATCGGCGCGCATTCCCAGGAAGAGATCTCCGAGATCCATTTTGTTTTGGATATCTGCGGTAAGAATATTGTGTATTGCGGTAAGGTAGGAGACGGGCAAAAGGCGAAGATCGCGTTGAATATGGTACAAGCAGGCATCTTTCAGATCTATATGGAAGGATTCCTTTTAGCTGAGAAGCAAGGGATCTCTCCCGAGATCTTAAAAGAGATCATCCAACAATCTGGTGCAAAATCCGGGATCAGCGATTTCAAATTTCCTTTCGTATTCTCGGGGAATTATGAAACTCATTTTGCATTAAAGAATATGCATAAAGATCTGAGACACGCACTTGCTCTCGCTTCTGAAACGAATACAGTCCTTCCCCTTTCCTCTCACTTGGATCCGATCTATCAGTCTGGGATCGAAGCAGGACTCGGGGAGAAGGACTATTGTAGCTTAAACGAGGTTACTGCGCGGATTCGGCCGGCCAAATAA
- a CDS encoding ABC transporter ATP-binding protein: MEEFAIELINLHKAFGERKILKGMNLQVKKGETLVILGPSGTGKSVTLKHITGLLDPDAGECRIFGEKISGAEIQDRERIRAKMGVLFQSGALINWMTVFDNVALPLREHKLYPEEEIQRIVAEKLRLVDMTVAKDNFPNDISGGMKKRAGLARAIATNPEIILYDEPTSGLDPVMSNVINELILRIRKETGAAQVVVTHDMSSAYMIADRISFFYGGQVLFTGTPAEVQNSDNEFVRQFIHGHTKGPMILETKK, from the coding sequence ATGGAAGAATTCGCAATAGAACTCATCAATCTTCATAAAGCCTTCGGGGAGAGAAAGATCCTAAAAGGAATGAACCTCCAGGTCAAGAAGGGAGAAACTCTAGTCATTCTGGGACCCTCCGGTACTGGAAAATCCGTCACCTTGAAACATATCACAGGGCTCCTAGATCCGGATGCAGGAGAATGTAGGATCTTCGGCGAAAAGATCTCGGGAGCGGAGATCCAAGACAGGGAACGGATCCGCGCTAAGATGGGAGTCTTATTCCAGTCAGGAGCGCTCATCAACTGGATGACCGTATTCGATAATGTTGCCCTTCCCCTCCGAGAACATAAACTCTATCCGGAAGAAGAGATCCAGAGGATCGTGGCCGAGAAGTTGAGACTTGTGGATATGACCGTCGCAAAGGACAATTTTCCGAACGATATTTCGGGAGGAATGAAAAAGAGAGCCGGACTCGCGAGAGCAATTGCGACCAATCCGGAGATCATTCTGTACGACGAACCTACCTCCGGTCTGGATCCTGTTATGTCAAACGTGATCAATGAGCTCATTCTCAGGATCCGAAAAGAAACGGGAGCCGCGCAGGTTGTGGTCACTCACGATATGTCCAGCGCGTACATGATCGCCGACCGGATCTCATTCTTTTACGGCGGACAGGTATTATTTACCGGAACTCCCGCAGAAGTCCAGAATTCAGACAACGAATTTGTTCGTCAGTTCATACATGGGCATACCAAAGGCCCTATGATTCTTGAAACCAAAAAATGA